The sequence ACTGCTAAAATAAACCAAGACAGACGGCTAGATTCCGGTACTCCAGCCAGCTTAGAAAAATAGCTGAAAGAACTAGTACTCCTAAAAAAAAAGGCGATGTTGAAAGTTCCATTCCCCATAGGTGATGCTTCCAAATAGaaaacttaggccttgtttagattgaagattttttcaacccgatgaatagtagcactttcgtcttatttggtaaatattgtccaatcgtggaccaactaagctcaaaagattcatctcgtgatttccaactaaactgtgcaattagttattttttttacctacatttaatgctccatgcatgcgtccaaaaattgatgtgatggagaaagagtgaaaaaacttggaattttggagtgatctaaacaaggccttagaatATAGAGACCAAGCCACAATTAGATGTTCCAAGGTTCAGATGTGCATAGCACACGGTTAGCTACTTTTTGAAGCTTGAACATTTTAACATAACATTTCTAGCTACAGATGCAAAGCTCATAAATATGCCACTTATGAACAGTGTAAGCTTAAGAGATAGTATAACATTTTTAACTACCCAGAACCCTGCTAACATTAACCGCTAAGTTTTCAAGAAAGGTAATGAAACATTGAGTGCCAATCTAATGACTCAACAGCATGCTGGTTGTTCCAAGAAGGAACTTTGAAAGGTGATATCAGGATTTAGGCACATCAAGAATTACAGTTCCATACAGATACTACAAGCACTAGCAGTAACTGAAAAAAGACATACAGAATTGTAAACTGATCTTACAGCTTACATGATTATCACATCCCCTGTTGATGCAACGATAGAATTGACCATCCAGCATCCGGCGCTAGCTTTGGTGCCACAATATTGTTCAATTACCACTCATTATGCCTCTGGTCCGTCCATAGCAAGgctacatatatatcatcaatgaGCATGAAGAAACATTTCCACAATCCAATGGGCAATCAACATCAGCTACATAGTGTCTGAATCGTCCTTGTTATAGGCCAGTGGGAACTCATCGAACTGCTCTGTGACATCGCGACCCTCTCCGATGCCCTTCAGAGCATGGTAAACCCGATACATTGAATGTCTCTCCCTCACACGAGGCTGGGTACACGCAAAAGCTATCTTCAAGAACTCCTCAATCTCTGCCTCATGGCCCTTTCCGCGCAATGGTTTATCAACAACGTCACTGATCCGACCAGAAGCCTTGAGCTGATTAACCCAGTCCACCAATGTCCCCTTGAATCCTTCACCCGTCACGTCAGTaaccacagcagcagcctccTGCCCACTAACAAGCTCAAACAATATCACCCCAAATGCATATGCATCGCCTTTCATGGTACCAACTGGATTGCTAGCATACTCGGGAGCAACATAGCCAAACTCCCCAAAGTCCCCATTCAGGAAAGGACTAGTATCACCGCCTTCGCCGGGCGCCATCCGGACCAGCCTCGTGAGCCCAACATCGGTGATCCGAGCCTCATAATCCTCATCAAGAAGCACTGCACTGGAGCTCAAATTCTGGTGAATCTGCGGAACCTGGAACCCATGGTGCAGCCATGCAAGCCCCCTCGCTGCCCCCACGGCGATCCTAAGTCGCGTTGCCCAATCCAGCGGCGCTTCCCCTGGCTTCTTCATCACCGACGAAAGAGCCCCACTCTCCATATGCTTATACACCAGCAGCCTCTCATCCTCGACAACACAGAAACCCAGCAGTGGCACGATGTTGGGATGCCGCAGCTGCCCAATCCGACCCATCTCTGCCCTGAACGCCTTCTCCAAGAGTGGGCACGAGTGCAGGCGCTTGACCGTCAGCGCAGACCCGTCCCGTAGCACGGCTCGGTAAGCCGTCCCCGCCCGCGAGCTCCCGGCGACCACGATGTGGCTGGTGCTGAAGTCCTGCGTGGCCGCCATCAGGTCAGCCAGCTTGACCTTGACGATGGGCTTCTGGAACAGCGAGACCGGGGCCAATCGGTTGTGCGCCGCCCGCAGCCTCTCGGTCCACCAGCTCCCGTCCTCCCCGCCGCCGGACTCGCTGGCGCCGCGCCTGTGGCGGCGGCGCCCTCCCTTGCCCTTCCCGGTGCACCGCCAGAAGAAGTAGGCCAGGAGCAACGACGCGGCGGCTCCGAAGACTCCCGCAGCGATGACGATGCCAAGGCCGGTGCTCCCCAGCCCGCGGCCGCAGCGCGAGGACACGGGGCGGCCGCAGAGTCCCGAGTTCCCCGAGAACGAGTCCTTGGAGAACTTGTCGCCGAGCTGGGGCGGGATCTCGCCGTCGAGCTTGTTCCCCGTGAGGTCGAGCGTCTTGAGGCGGTCGAGCCGCGCGAGGGAGACGGGGATCTGTCCGGAGAGCTGGTTCCCGGAGAGCCTGAGCGTGTTGAGGAAGTGGCAGTTGGCGAGCTCGGCGGGGATCGGGCCGGTGAGCTGGTTGGAGGAGAGGTCGAGGGTGACGAGGAAGGGGAGCCAGTCGCAGAGCGCCGGCAGGATCGTGCCGGCGAGCGCGTTGCTGGAGAGGTCGAGCGTGGTGGCGGCGCGGCAGTACTGGAGCGAGGAGGGGATGGAGCCGACGAGGCCGAACCcggagagcgagagcgagaggaCGCGGGACTGCTGCATGTTCCAGCAGGTGATGCCGTTGTAGTTGCAGACGGCGCCCCCCGAGGTGTTCTTGAAGTCCCAGTCGGCGAGGCGGCCGTTGGGGTCGGAGAGGTCGTGCTTGACACCCTTGAGGCAGCGCAGGTCGTCCTCCTGCGGCTCCGCCGCCGATCCCGGCGCGGGCTGCGGCGCCGCCGGAGgggccaggaggaggaggaggaggaggatcggGGGCAGGAGGCGGGGAGGAGGCATGGCAGACGGATGCACGCGGATTGGggcgcggtggtggtggtgggggaggGGAGCGGTTTGACCAGGTGGGAGACTGCGTGCTTGTGGCGGCCGGGGGTGGTGGTGGAGTGGATGGGGAGGGCAGAGGAGCAGGCGGGCAGCGAGGGACGGAGTAGTAGTATACTGGTGCGCCGTGGCGTGGTGCGGCGTGTGCGCTGCGCGCTGGGCTCTAGTAGTGGGGTTGGTCTGGGTTGGGACGGGACGGGTCGTGCGTGGACTGCGCCGTGGGGTCGCGGAGATGGCGGAGGGAAGCGAGGCGGAGCAGCGGCCAGCGGGCACGGGGACGGCGCGGTGGAGATGAAATGGTTGCCTGATTGGGCTGGGTGAGGGCGGATCATCGGCTGAGCCGTGCAGGCTGCCAGGCCACGGTTGGCTAGATAGGCCGAGTGAGGTGAATAAATGGGAATTCAACTCATCTTTACGGAGAAATTTTCTGTTTAATTCTAGAAAAATTTCTACTTTCCTATTTGACACCTAAATTTCAAAGCTTTCCTCACCTCTTtcatttttttcctattttaatACTTCCTCAACTCCGTTTCTCTAACACCCTTTGTCGGACCAATACTAGAGTGCCcgaagaggagctaatgaccatcaacattgatttgtcCGCacgatcaagagcgcgactacaccgtTTGCCAGGTCCCGCCTCGTCCGGCCACCGAGGTGGTGGGCCCTGCCTCGtttgacccccgagggttggctccgcctcggtgGGCGCTGCGGCCGCGggccccgtctcgcccgacccccgagggttggctctgcctcggttGACTTCCGAGGAATGGCTCCGTCTAGCCCGAcacctaagggctggctccgcctcgcccgacgtcgagataaagcagggcactcaagtcaaccgtaataccgaggatcgtaccctgcacgcctgcaggaaaATACCGTCAGGCCCTGCCAGAGGGGTGCTTTgcgaccttctaggcatgtcagagctcAAACAGTGTTGTATGCGCCGACATTTgacttacagtgttgtgggcaccgtcatTTGCCCTCGGTCACGGGTCCTTACGGAAGCTCACGACAATCACTACGGTCCATAAGAAAACtcacatcatccacagtaacggaCGTGTGGTCACTGTGCCGCCTGCTCCCTGCATGGTCGTTGATCAGCACCCTAGTCCGCAGCGCCGCCCGCCGGGGCGAGATGGGACGTGACAACTCGCTGACAATGCTAGGATATGGCATCGTCAGCAAGTTGACGCCCAGCGCGGCCCTGTCAGGGTCAGCGGACATGCGCCCGGCGTGGAgatatccctggcaccgtctgccatgtcaaCGGGGCCCGCACagagaaaaaggaagacccgacgtccttgaaggacttcctttgcctctggtttttcttttttttctcccatctataatctctgctctctcttggcctataaaggggaaagcagggcaccccactaaagggatcgattcaacacatcacagcagaaccactagcatcgaacctcgaacagATAGTTGAGCAGCGACCTAGCTCTCGGCATCTACTCGATCTTTCTATTAGAGACTTGGGATAtgtccctctctcgtccgtttgtaaccctTACTATGaatttttcagtgctaataacacgagcagcagctacGAACTGGACGTATGGATATTctacccgaaccaatataaaccttatgtctttttagcacaccatctaggccAGACGCGCaaaaacacaaatttactcgttggtgtttactcgaaacatcgacagttagcgcgccaggtagggggctttgCGCGTCCcaacattaacatcaggccacggatggctagtcacggcatcaGCTGGGCCCCGagcgcacacgtgcgcttcggggacctggacttcatcatcacggcggAGGGAGAGCTGGCGCGAGCGCCCGTCGTCGTTCAACCCTTCACTCCACTGGCCTCGATGCGATCACCAAGATGCTCGAGGAGCTGTGGCAGCATGCACCGGAGGCCCGCGCTCCCGGAAGCGACCggctcctcgacttcgactacgAAAGGTTGGAGCGTCAACTCGGCGTCTTCCTAGGATCCCAACCGTCCTGGGAGGACCTGTGCTACCTTGCCTTCTCGTGTGCCGATGTCATGGCACAACTTACCAGGGGAGAGTAGTTCTCctcagaatacctcatccggagcgcctcgacagtgctcccgttcggtctctacaatgccgcagagaccgttggccaccttgtggcgcaacgcataGTCCCGACCCCCGCGAACAACAAGTTTGTAGGAGTGATCGAGCACATcacggagtctttccatgacctcctcacagaggagccGGAGTCTCCCTCTGGCTCTAACTCtagtaggggaagccatcacccctctcgtgaatgcttcatgacaaGTACCCCTGAggaacacgtcgaaagcatccacgaggaggaggctaccccagcaAATGACCTCGATGACGAGGCCGAGGGAGAGATAGTAGCCCCACCTCGCgtgcgggtggagcagctgaaagcccgacACCGAGAAATCGAGGAAGTgcaactccagctcgagcaggaatgcacgGAGCTTGATCGGGAGATCAAGCGCCACGGAGACAGTGGGCGCGCATGCGCCATGGCCCACggcgtgaaccggaggatcatcaccGACGAGTAAGCCCTCCCTCGCTTCACCCgagcgagccagaacatcgccgctgcgataGCCT is a genomic window of Miscanthus floridulus cultivar M001 unplaced genomic scaffold, ASM1932011v1 fs_159_1_2, whole genome shotgun sequence containing:
- the LOC136530577 gene encoding probable inactive receptor kinase At1g27190, which encodes MPPPRLLPPILLLLLLLAPPAAPQPAPGSAAEPQEDDLRCLKGVKHDLSDPNGRLADWDFKNTSGGAVCNYNGITCWNMQQSRVLSLSLSGFGLVGSIPSSLQYCRAATTLDLSSNALAGTILPALCDWLPFLVTLDLSSNQLTGPIPAELANCHFLNTLRLSGNQLSGQIPVSLARLDRLKTLDLTGNKLDGEIPPQLGDKFSKDSFSGNSGLCGRPVSSRCGRGLGSTGLGIVIAAGVFGAAASLLLAYFFWRCTGKGKGGRRRHRRGASESGGGEDGSWWTERLRAAHNRLAPVSLFQKPIVKVKLADLMAATQDFSTSHIVVAGSSRAGTAYRAVLRDGSALTVKRLHSCPLLEKAFRAEMGRIGQLRHPNIVPLLGFCVVEDERLLVYKHMESGALSSVMKKPGEAPLDWATRLRIAVGAARGLAWLHHGFQVPQIHQNLSSSAVLLDEDYEARITDVGLTRLVRMAPGEGGDTSPFLNGDFGEFGYVAPEYASNPVGTMKGDAYAFGVILFELVSGQEAAAVVTDVTGEGFKGTLVDWVNQLKASGRISDVVDKPLRGKGHEAEIEEFLKIAFACTQPRVRERHSMYRVYHALKGIGEGRDVTEQFDEFPLAYNKDDSDTM